The following proteins are co-located in the Armatimonadota bacterium genome:
- the grdB gene encoding glycine reductase complex selenoprotein B: protein MVRGRYRVVHYLNQFFAQIGGEEKAGIPPQVKKGAVGPGIPLQQALGDEGEIVATVVCGDNYFGENIEAAAEAVVDLVAPHRPDVFVAGPAFNAGRYGIACGAACTAVMKRLGVPVVTAMYEENPGVELYRKEVFMIPAPRSVQGMRETIPKLAGFVRKLGLGQPIGLPQVDGYLPRGVRVHAFVERTGAQRAVDMLLAKLKGEAFQTEYPMPTFERIPPSPAIKELSAATIALVTTGGIVPRGNPDRIEAASASKFAAYSIAGTDDLTADAYQTCHGGYDPVYANEDPDRVLPLDAARALEKGGIIGRLHGEYYVTVGNATSVANAQRFGKAIGERLLAAGVDGVILTSTUGTDTRCGATLAKEIDRIGLPVVHVASIVPISVTVGANRIVPAVAIPHPLGNPALPERDERELRLRLVEKGLRALQTDVEQQTVFDG, encoded by the coding sequence ATGGTACGGGGACGCTACAGAGTGGTCCACTACTTGAACCAGTTCTTCGCGCAAATAGGAGGCGAAGAGAAAGCCGGCATCCCACCCCAGGTCAAGAAGGGTGCTGTCGGCCCGGGTATCCCCCTACAGCAGGCGCTGGGTGACGAGGGGGAGATCGTCGCTACGGTGGTCTGCGGCGACAACTACTTCGGCGAGAACATAGAGGCCGCGGCAGAAGCGGTCGTGGATCTCGTTGCGCCCCACAGGCCGGACGTCTTCGTGGCAGGCCCGGCATTCAATGCCGGCAGGTACGGTATCGCCTGCGGAGCGGCGTGTACTGCGGTCATGAAGAGACTGGGCGTGCCGGTGGTTACGGCCATGTACGAGGAGAACCCTGGGGTGGAGCTCTACCGCAAGGAGGTCTTCATGATCCCCGCGCCCCGCTCGGTTCAAGGAATGAGAGAGACGATTCCCAAGCTGGCCGGCTTCGTGCGGAAGCTCGGCCTCGGACAGCCGATTGGCCTTCCCCAGGTGGACGGATACCTGCCCCGCGGCGTACGGGTCCACGCATTTGTCGAGCGAACCGGAGCGCAGCGAGCGGTCGACATGCTGCTGGCCAAACTCAAGGGGGAGGCATTTCAGACCGAGTATCCGATGCCCACCTTTGAGCGCATTCCCCCCAGCCCCGCGATCAAGGAACTGAGTGCGGCGACCATCGCCCTGGTAACGACAGGGGGCATTGTCCCCCGAGGCAACCCGGACCGCATAGAGGCCGCCAGCGCTTCCAAGTTCGCCGCGTACAGCATCGCCGGCACAGATGACCTGACCGCGGACGCCTACCAGACGTGTCACGGCGGCTATGATCCAGTCTACGCGAACGAAGATCCGGATAGAGTACTGCCGTTGGACGCGGCGCGCGCCCTGGAGAAGGGTGGCATCATCGGCCGTCTTCACGGGGAGTATTACGTCACGGTCGGCAACGCCACTTCGGTGGCCAACGCGCAGAGGTTTGGCAAGGCGATCGGGGAAAGGCTTCTGGCGGCCGGCGTTGACGGCGTGATCCTGACCTCGACCTGAGGGACCGATACGCGTTGCGGCGCAACGCTGGCAAAGGAGATTGACCGGATAGGATTGCCCGTCGTCCACGTGGCGTCGATCGTGCCGATCTCAGTGACCGTGGGAGCCAACCGCATCGTTCCGGCGGTCGCGATCCCGCATCCCCTAGGTAATCCCGCGTTGCCGGAGCGCGACGAGAGGGAGTTGCGTCTGCGACTGGTCGAGAAGGGGCTGCGCGCCCTGCAGACCGACGTGGAGCAACAGACCGTGTTCGACGGGTAG
- a CDS encoding beta-aspartyl-peptidase, whose product MRLELGTIKIRDVQFGETTRIENGVLYVSKSELIALALRDPRLAVADVELARPGESVRIIPVKDVIEPRIKADGTEGYYPGMAGGMRTAGSGRTNVLRGTTVLTVGRIVGYQEGFVDMTGPAAAYSPFSDANNVVLILQPVDGLPEHAHEEAVRLAGLRAAAYLGEASRGVVPDEVQVYELGEAIDPTLPRVAYVYPLLSQGLLHDTYLYGADAKSLLPTLIHPNEPLDGAIVSGNCVSACDKHTTYHHLNNPVIEELYRRHGSELNFVGVVVTNLNVTLADKERSSGYAAKLVKLLGADGAVITKEGFGNPDADVMMLCKKIEDYGIRTVLITDEFAGRDGSSQSLADTVPQADAVVSVGNANAVITLPPMDRIIGDLRPAEVIAGGFVGSVAADGVLSVEIQAIMGSTCQLGLGKLTAQGH is encoded by the coding sequence GTGCGACTGGAGCTGGGGACAATCAAGATCCGCGATGTTCAGTTTGGCGAGACGACCCGTATCGAGAACGGCGTTCTCTATGTGAGCAAGAGCGAGCTGATTGCGCTCGCCCTGCGCGACCCTCGGCTGGCCGTGGCGGATGTGGAGCTGGCACGGCCCGGAGAGAGTGTGAGGATCATCCCGGTCAAGGACGTGATCGAGCCGAGGATCAAGGCGGACGGTACAGAGGGCTACTATCCGGGAATGGCCGGCGGCATGAGGACCGCCGGGTCAGGCAGAACCAACGTGCTCAGGGGGACCACGGTTCTGACCGTGGGAAGGATCGTCGGCTATCAGGAAGGCTTCGTCGATATGACCGGTCCGGCTGCCGCGTACTCGCCGTTCTCCGATGCGAACAACGTGGTCCTGATCCTGCAACCCGTGGATGGGTTGCCCGAGCATGCGCACGAAGAGGCGGTACGTCTCGCCGGGCTGAGAGCGGCGGCCTACCTGGGCGAAGCCAGTCGTGGTGTGGTCCCTGATGAGGTTCAGGTCTACGAGCTGGGTGAAGCCATAGACCCCACTCTACCGCGGGTGGCCTATGTGTACCCGCTGTTGTCACAGGGGCTGTTGCACGATACCTATCTCTACGGGGCGGACGCCAAGAGCCTCTTGCCCACATTGATCCATCCCAATGAGCCATTGGATGGGGCGATAGTGAGCGGCAACTGCGTCTCAGCCTGCGACAAGCACACGACCTATCATCATCTGAACAATCCCGTGATCGAGGAGCTCTACCGAAGACACGGGAGCGAGCTCAACTTCGTCGGCGTGGTCGTTACCAATCTGAACGTCACCTTGGCGGACAAGGAACGATCTTCGGGGTATGCCGCCAAACTGGTGAAGCTGCTCGGCGCGGACGGAGCTGTCATTACGAAAGAGGGCTTCGGCAATCCCGATGCTGACGTGATGATGCTCTGCAAGAAGATCGAGGACTACGGGATCAGGACCGTGCTGATCACCGATGAGTTCGCGGGCAGGGACGGCAGCTCGCAGTCGCTGGCAGACACGGTGCCTCAGGCGGACGCGGTGGTGAGTGTCGGGAACGCGAACGCGGTGATCACACTGCCCCCTATGGACCGGATCATTGGGGACCTGAGGCCCGCGGAGGTGATTGCTGGAGGATTCGTTGGCAGCGTTGCCGCCGATGGAGTCCTGAGCGTCGAGATACAGGCCATCATGGGATCTACCTGCCAACTGGGTCTTGGCAAGTTGACCGCGCAAGGGCACTAG